Genomic segment of Thunnus thynnus chromosome 21, fThuThy2.1, whole genome shotgun sequence:
AATTTGGCCAACATTAGTGCACACAATAAGGAAGAAGAATACATGTAGTTAGGGGTTGAATAAAATTTAAAGACCAAACAGGATATATTAATCCATCCAAAGGCTTGCAATGtaagattttacatttctgcaaTACATTATTCCCCAATTTGGTTCAGCCTGCcatgtttttgacatttatgGTTTGACAGATGTAAATTCACATAGCTGATAATGTGCAAAATATACTTTAAACGGGAAGTTTTGCAATGAAAAGACTGCTTAAACGATGTGACTGACCATGTGTCACTTTCATCAACACCTTTTTGTCTCTGCTCTCAAAGTGTCACTGTAGACATCCttaatgtgatgtatttttAGCAAATACTACAGGATTCCAACACAAGagtctccatctctcttcttctctttgtatAAACCGATTACTATACAGGATTTGATTGAACTTACTTTTCAATGAAACTGAGCTTTAAAAAGGATAGAGGGGTAGGAACCAAGTGATCACATCTACATTTTTTATGACACTATACCTCCCACACACATCaatgtaagagagagagactatattttgttttaatgacttCCATCATAAAATCCATTACAGACGCTTTACATATTGTGCAAACCAGGGTTGAATAAAAGTGATCTttgcttttattattgattatgaaaatgaacAGGCACCTATTACATGGAGCTTGCACATCCCAGAACaaattttcaaatataaataacacaCCCTCATTAGTGttgatcactcacaacaaccTGCAAGCTAAGAGTTCAAACCAcattaaaaagaggaaaaaaaaaaaaaaaacctaagaaaaaaaaaaaaaaaaaagaacatgtcacATCCAAACCCTTGTAACATAGTCACtcgcaagtttttttttcaaatctctACTGATCTACTGCCCACTGGGTGGAGGCTTTTTGTCCCCACGCTAATGCTGTCGTGACTGCATTTTACACAATCGTTTCAGTCctactgtctttttttcctcacagcACGTTGACAGCAGATAAGACCGTTTACAATGaagctaataaaataaaataaaaatcattggTTAAATAGATGTCTTTTTAAGTTATCAATATAAGTTTTGAGATAGCGGTGTGCTGTGGTAATCTCCTCTAAAGTATAGAGTATCATCACATTCACTCAAGTTTATTCAAGAAACTCAGCTAGaccctgggaaaaaaaaataaaaataataataagcaaATGGAATACAAACCCAAGATGGAAAATTCAAGTATCTCTGACTGGATGGCGATAAACATTTCTTTAGGAATGGAGTGATTACAGTCGGAAATGACAAAAGAGCCACGTAGCCTCTGGAGGTGAGGTTTGTAATACCCCATAAACCATTACCTAAAGTTATGGAAAGACTCGTAGCTGTCACAATGTCTGATGCCAATAAGAAAGAGTAGGGTTTTAAAATTGCATGCACCCCCACTGTAAAACtactaaactttttttttttttttttaaaccaacagTTGTGTTTGCTGCTGACTGTACACATCCTAATTAGCAAAAAGATGCAGACTAACTTCCAATGAAAGCACTCCTATTATCATTCTGCTATAAAGTAAACGCATCACTTGCTAATGTCTTTCACATCATCCAACAATTTAAAGACTTATATACAATAGTTTCAGACATGTTATAATTTTACAACATAACAGTCTCTTTTGGTGAAAATATAGTTAAAATATCTGATAGGTATCTTTTTAGAGGTGATCTCTTTATTGAAAAAAGTACCTGAGCCAAAACTCTGACCAGGGGGAATCACAAAAGCCTCGCCTTTTACGACTTCTATAAAGACTCTCCTTTTCGTCATTCACTACCATTGTGGAGATCGAAccaaaatttaaataatataaaaaaaaaaaaaaaaaaacatactgaccCATCAAAAACACCCTGCCCTCCCCTTTTCAAAGTATCAGCTAGTTGaaaaacagtacaaaaaaagaactcaagacatttaaaaatcagACATTTTAGAAGATTAAAGcatgatattaaaaaataaatgtatcgtacaaataaaaatggatcATGCGACAATGTTCTCTTGCAGACATTCTTTAAATGGAAGAGAGAGGCCGCCGCACATCTTCCGAGGCTGGACTAGCGAACACTACACGAGTTCAGCCCAACTTTACGGGGAGATGTACGCTGAGGTCATCGGAGATCTAATATCACGCCCTGTTTTATTCCCGTCTGTACCAACATTCTGGCCGACAGCAGGAAGAACTGCAAACCAAGTCTCAGGttggaagatgaagaggaataCTGTGTTCACTCTTGATAAAATGGttacaaactaaaaaaaaaaacctttaacttGATAAACAAGTGGAGGACTGCTTACAGCACAACTGCAAGTTGGGAATAATGTACTAATAGTGCCTTTTTAACTAGATACTTTCACAGtgcatataataataataataataaaaaaaagaaaagaaaacaaacagatgaagcATTTTCTTGGGGTTATGATGGTCAGATCCCTTCCAGAAAACGATTAGATTTGGATTTCTCTTTGTAGGCCCAAGCATGCATCCATCGGTTATTATTGCACAACACAAGGACCTTAAAatgcacccacacacaaacgaaaaagtaacaataataataatctgaaaacaggaaatataaTTATCTCACTACAAATCCACCTTGCTTGCCTGCTTGCTGCATTACTACCCTTTTGCCTAAAACGATCCATCTTGGGTGCATCAAAATGTTCCATTGTTTTTCGTTCTCTATATTACAACCGACTAAAACATGCATCCAACTGCccaggggagggagggaggggggggggaatgCAGTCAAGAGCCTCCAGCGCATGGTGTCCATTGTTCCAGTCAAAGGTCAGAGTTCAAAGACTGAATGATTAAAAAGTGCTTTATGTAGGTCAGTAGGACTTCTTTCTTCTACGATTATTACAAAGTTTGTACATTAGCATGTATCATCTGTGAAAGCAAATGATAACCAAAgattattaaattacattacgTGACAATTCTCTTTACTTGTGCCTCTTGTGTTGAAATACTCACCGTGATACCACCATTTTGTCTTCTTTGGATTTTTGTTACACGTTCTTACATAAAAGGAGTTATCAGGCGGTCGTCTCTGCAAGAAGAGAAACGGGATTCCATTAATACTTTGACTGAACACGTGACAGAGATCACCGTTTAGTTTACATCAATCAAAACATTTGTCCTCCGAAAGCGTCATTCCAGGTAACATACCTTTTCTTTGCAGCTGGACAACATGCTGATAATGCTAAGACAAACTGATTGCACTGAGAGGGCTGGCGACCAATCTTCCGTTAgaatagacagacagatgtgaccGTTGCTATACACATGAGGGTGGACAGGTATATTCTCTCCTGTGAACATTACCTGTGACAgtgaaaatagagaaaaacaaaacagtggtTATTAAGATAATTCATTGAATGTAGGCTTGAGTTTGTATTTGTCGCTTGCAACTAGATACATATATAACTGAGTTACAAATGAAAGTAGtgtattttgatgtgttttcaacATACATACGGCAGGAGTTGTTTGAGAAGACTCTATTGGCCGCATTTTAAGCCTGAAGGTGGTGAGtattttatgctaaaaaaaagtttaataaccTCTAACATATTTCATACTGAATTGAGGGCATTTTGGTGGTCAGAGATACAAATTAAAAAGGAATAGTTGTATGGAAAAACTTTCATTAACGACAGAAAATAATGAGACTTGCTGTATAAGCTCAGGCTTAGCTCTCTACAGGGAAATGAGGCTCTGGGATTAGGACAGAGGGGCCGAGATGGGGTGAGAGAGGGGAAGAGCGAATAGAGACTGGAGACTAGGAGAGGAGAcgtgttttgtgaaataaaaaataaaaactttaaaaaaaatggggACATGTTCTATAAAAAGGATGGGAGCGTATTAGCCATTAAAAGGGTGCGAGAGTCGAGGCTGGACAGGAAGATACAGGAAGTGTGATGAGAAGAGAGGGACTTAAGATCGTGGTGCTGAAGTAGAGAGAAAGGGGGTCTGAGTGGGTAAAGAGACTAATGGAGAGTAACAATGGGTTGAGGCAGTCTGGCACCAGACAGGGCCTCACAGGAGAGTAGAGGCTCTACATTACAGGGCTGggtgggagaggaggggaggaggggggggataGGAGCTGACACTAATGTGAAAccataaaagataaaaatgtaatatatttacTGGCTATATACAAAGAAAAGTGTGCAGAGGATGAACATATGAGTGGCTGCAGGACATCATGCAGGCAACATATTTCAAGGTCAGTATTCAGAGCACGAGCTTAGAGCGAACAGGTACTGCAGGCAATATACTGTTGATTTCCTGTCTCAATACCCATctacttgtgtttttgtatccTGTTCTGTGCTGCTTTTGTTGATCTGTATGCAACAAAAgcttataaatataattaacattaataaatatgTTCACTTTTGCAAGCAAGCTGCACATTTTCTTTCGGGTGTAACTCTTGGATCTCTTATTTTCCACACTctgatttaaatgtattatcaACAAAATCAATTTGACTTATTAACTTTAATTGCCTTAAACTTAATAAATATTTGCACAGCCAGGGATAAACTCAAAGAATCAATTGGAAGTAAGGGAGACATATGGTGggaaaaccagaaaaaacagcccaaaaaagacaaaagttgCAACCGATCGCCTgacattgtcaaaaaaaaaactgcagatgaAAGAGTTTCGTAAGCAGCTGGATGAGGCCGTGAGAAAATTTCAACAAATTCAGCCAGTCAGCTTACCCACAGTGTGGAAAACAAACCTGGCATCAATTTTTTTTGGTAGccgacacatttttttttcctgataatGATAGCGTTCAGCATGGGGGTTTTCCAAAATGAAGCACACATCTTCAGCGCTGTCAGAATGCAATACACAGTAACAACTAAAGCCCCTCACATAACCAATAATGCATTTCAGCAGTTATCGCTCAAGTTCCCTCAGGGGCCCCCCCGAGAAGAGTCCAACAGAGGCCCACTTTGACAGCCTGGCCTTCCTTTTGAGATGAGAGGATGGCAGCTAAGTAGCTATG
This window contains:
- the ube2wb gene encoding probable ubiquitin-conjugating enzyme E2 W-B, with product MASMQKRLQKELLALQNDPPPGMTLNEKSVQNTITQWIVDMEGAPGTLYEGEKFQLLFKFSSRYPFDSPQVMFTGENIPVHPHVYSNGHICLSILTEDWSPALSVQSVCLSIISMLSSCKEKRRPPDNSFYVRTCNKNPKKTKWWYHDDTC